The following proteins come from a genomic window of Athalia rosae chromosome 1, iyAthRosa1.1, whole genome shotgun sequence:
- the LOC105690648 gene encoding luciferin sulfotransferase-like, protein MAHQIKPHKKEVADLLKKTFTSPIRNPTVEIDGCTLPQNIMMDEIDNFEVFDDDVWVCSFPKSGTTWTVETVWCIANDCDFEGAKRSIHERFPHIEVSSIFNFDEISRQPDTGFTFSTMFSDSLNFTRNLSRPRFIRTHLPYHLLPRQIRTGEKKPKIICVARNPKDNCISYFHQCTSIEGFTGTLDEFTTLFLENAVLFAPFWKHVQGYWEKRNDDNLLYFTFENMKQDFPSVLRKIGKFLNKDLTDDQVSSLLEHLNFKTLKTNSAVNNEDTVEVFRKLYKRQDTSSFIRNGTTGQWKTVMTPEMNQQFDDWIRENSNGVQMSY, encoded by the exons ATGGCCCACCAAATCAAACCGCATAAAAAAGAAGTGGCAGATCTCTTGAAAAAGACATTTACTAGCCCTATCCGTAATCCGACTGTAGAAATCGACGGATGTACCCTTCCGCAGAATATAATGATGGATGAGATCGATaacttcgaagtttttgacgACGACGTTTGGGTGTGCAGTTTCCCAAAATCGG GTACAACGTGGACGGTGGAGACTGTTTGGTGTATCGCTAATGACTGTGACTTTGAGGGGGCCAAAAGATCCATTCACGAAAGGTTTCCTcacataga AGTGTCTTCCATATTCAACTTCGATGAAATCAGTCGACAGCCTGACACTGGGTTCACCTTTTCGACGATGTTCTCAGATAGCCTTAATTTCACCCGTAACTTATCGAGGCCAAGATTCATCAGGACCCACCTTCCATATCATCTACTACCGCGACAAATACgaactggagaaaaaaagccgAAGATAATATGCGTCGCTCGCAACCCGAAAGATAATTGTATCTCCTACTTTCATCAGTGCACATCGATAGAAGGGTTTACAGGAACTCTTGATGAGTTCACCACGCTGTTTCTTGAGAATGCAG TTCTCTTTGCGCCGTTTTGGAAACATGTTCAAGGTTACTGGGAAAAGAGGAACGATGACAACTTGCTTTACTTCACATTCGAAAACATGAAACAA GATTTTCCATCAGTCCTACGAAAAATCGGGAAGTTCTTGAACAAAGACCTGACAGATGATCAAGTGTCCAGTCTTCTTGAGCatctaaatttcaaaactctgAAAACCAATTCTGCCGTGAATAATGAAGACACCGTTGAGGTATTTCGAAAACTATACAAACGTCAAGACACGAGTTCATTCATTCGAAACGGAACTACCGGCCAGTGGAAAACTGTAATGACGCCCGAAATGAATCAACAATTTGATGATTGGATTCGCGAAAATTCGAACGGAGTTCAAATGtcatattaa